The DNA window TACGGGTTCGGTTACGAACCCACCTCCGATGATTATAAGGTGGTAAGGGCTGTGGATGAGTTTGTGATAGTCTACTCACTTCGCACAAACTCATGGAGAAGGATCGGGAAATTGCCCTTTTCCCTATTCAATAACGATTGGGGAGGTGGGGTTCTTGTAAATTCTGCTCTTCATTGGGTTGCGAAGGTCAGGTCTATAATTTCCTTTCACCTTAAAGATGAGGAGTATCGAGAGGTGCCACTGCCTCACTTTATGGATGATGATGACTTTGTAGACAATAAATTTCTCATGAAAGTTGGAGTTCTTGGAGGACAACTCTGCTTGCTCTGTAACTACAGCAATCGTGTTGAGATTTgggtgatgaaggattatggcATGAGGGACTCTTGGGTGAAACAGTTCTCCAATGAAAAACCATCTGTGGTATGGCAATTTTATAATTATACGCCTGTATGTTATTCAAAGAAAGGTGGATTTATACTCCGGAGGGGGCGTTGTTGGGTATCTCTGATCCTCTATGATCCCCATACAGGATGGACTAGTAATCTTGGGAATCGTCCTGGTTTCGATGGCATAGAAATCTGTGTTGGGAGTCTTGTTCATCTTATGGAACtgaacaagaaaaagagaaagaaacagaTCGGTGATTGGTAAAGCAGATGTACACTTGTTCAAGCTACTATTCTTATATTTACAATTGTTTACTCTTATATGTTCAAGCTACTATTCTTATATTTACAATTGTTTATGtcagatcaaacaccaagaaatacgaataaagagagacaatagatccgtacgacacagagatttaacgaggttcacacaccagggtggtgtgctacgtcctcgggcgaagaagaagatgattcactatgcagaagaaggattacaccctaacagcggcgaggaagaactcgccctgaaaccctagcttcgtgaaaaccctagaatacaatgactctcaacaagcaacagtacattatatatatattccaaatagcggttcgacccatcgggtcgcagtcgatccggtcgaaccataccgcgggggctacgcccccgcaccccccatacgagatacgagatcagtgatgggctccgggcttgggcctatcggcccaagccctctgcttccatcacagatctcagaaaaaatcccattcgggtcgccaccaaaatatgtcggatcgggtcaatcttcaaaacgggtcaagaattcgagacaaacttaacagtttaCTCTTATATGTTCAAGCTACTATTCTTGTACACTTGCTCACCACAATTTTGTTGGCGGTGATATGAATTTCTATTGTTCACAGGAATTGGATCAGAGAACTTCATGATAGGTATATCATACTTAATCCCTCAATGGCTAATTAGCTTTCCCTAATCAAGGATCAACCATTGTTTAAAGTCTGGTATTTCTGGTATTTCATGGAAGTTAAATTGGGTTAACTTTCTCAAACTGTTTCTCTTTCTGCCAAGTACTGGCTCTTGGCTCCTTTCTCAAatggtttctctttctctatagTAGTTTTGCAAAGGGGAGTGCTGATGGTTCTCTGAACTTACGGAGTGGGATGGACTCTCCCATGCCCCAAGCTTATGGACCTTATCCCCCTATCTACTTCTCTATTGTTCAATACATTTGCTGTTGGAACTCCGCTCTCTATCAGTGTTGCACCCTCTGGCCCTCCTTCGCTCTCCTCCACTTTGCTCTTGCAACATGCTGCCCGACAactttcccctctctctccGCCCTCTTCTTCCCCTCAATGTATATATTTGTCCTTTCAACTTGCTACTACTCTAATGTCAGTTCACTACAGATCTATTTGCGTTTAAGTGAAGGAAGAATATAGTGTTTAATAACTATGCATTGtgaatatgatttttgtttgtGCAGTGTTCTTTGTTAGTTGTCTTCCCATTGTTCCCTTCATTGACTATTGTTATATTAtcgaaggatttttttttttttcagaagggATCAGGCGGGGGCAGgcggggaggggggaggggggaagagggggtgggggtagGTAGGGTGTGTTATACTGGGTAAGGATTGTGAACTTCTTTGAGAAAGATGACAACTTTAGCTCATTGCATTTGGAGGTGTTGGTCTATTCACTTCACAACAACTCATGGAGAAGGatcgggaaaatgccattttccggCTTCATTAATGGCCATTGGAAGCGTGGGGTTCTTGCAAATTCTGTTCTTCATTGGGTTGCAAACGTTAGGGCATGGGACCTTACTGTGGCCTTGGGCTTATTGCTTCCTTTGATCTTAAAGATGAGGAGTGTCGAGAGGTGCCATTGCCTCGCTATGTGGATGATGACTTTGTTGAAGATGACTTTCTCATGAATGTTGGGGTTGTTGGAGGACAACTCTCCCTGCTCTATAACTTCAGAATTCGTGTTGAAATTTgggtgatgaaggattatggtgTGAGGGACTCGGGTGAAACAGTTCATTACTGAAAATCCATTTGTGATGAACCTATATACTCGCTTCACACCTATATGCTATTCAAAGAATGATGAAGTTATACTCCAGAGAGGTAGCTGGGGACTGGTGGTTTACTATGATCCCCATAGAGAAAGGACTACTTATCTTAGGAATGGTACTCCAGATTCACTTGACATAGATATCTGTGTTGGGAGTCTAGTTCCACTCAATATGCCAAAGAttgaattgaagaagaaaaaaagaaagaagaaaaaattcaagAGGGAATCATATAATATCATTTATTGGAATGGGTAATTGGTAAAGCAGATGTACAATTCAACAAGctactttttttggggggacAGTCAGGAGGCTCCTGGTGTGCTTGGCCACATGGGcgttttgcacaccacagctctcACCAACTGCTTGTTCAAGCTAAGCTACTATTCTTTTATCTACAAACTACTATTGTTTCCTGTTATCTGTTcttagttttattttctttcaaactTAGCTTGCAAGGTACTACCTATGGATTATTCATGCACCATTTAATCAGGTTTGTAGTTTAGCGGTTGTGATGGAGCCTGCCTCCATTGTTGGGGTAGCCCTCTTGTAATTGTATAtagtttttccttcttttctgaaaactttgatattacctataaaagaaaatgtttaatCAGGTATTTCATGGAAGTTAAATTggattcagatttttcttttcttatatggtttctctttctcccatgtAGTGGCTCTTGGTTCCTTTCTCAAATggtctctcttttctcttcaagTAGATTGAACCTAAAAGAGGAAAGCTGATCGGTTCTCATGTGGGCATAGGAGCCACATTCTCGGAGAGAGAACACTTGCCCTATATTATTacagggaaaaggttctctaaaCCTACAAAGTGGAATGGACTTTCCCGCGCACCATGCTTATGGACCATTGGATCCCCCTATTTGCTGCTCTACTGTTCAATACATCTGTTGCTAAAAGTCCACTCTCTATCGGTGTTGCACCCTCTAGCCCTCCTTTCCCCCACTTCGCCGTTTCAACATGCAACCCCACatctcccccctctctcttcaCCATCATCTTCCCCTCTATTTATATATTTGTTCTTTCAACTTGCTACTGCCCTAATGTTTGTTTGCCACAAATCGATTTATGTCATTCGCATGTAGGTgcacattcttcttcttttcgttGGGTTTCTTGGATATAATGAGGTTGAATATTGTTGAACAGAGAAAAGGAATTGATGAAAGCGAGGTAATTGTATATATCAAAATTGGAATCTTTTCCTCTTAATTTTGGTTTGGAATGAATTGGGTTCTCACCACCACGAGATTTTATGGTGGTGATATGCGTTTCTATCATTCATGGGATTTAGATCAAAGAACTTCAAGATAGATATAGCATACCCAATCCTAGGATGGTTCATTGTTGTCCCCTCATCAAGGATAAACGCCACTCTTCATTGATACACTTTCCATGCCACTTGTTGAGATCCCACGCAGCTTCTAAACAATCAGATACCCAATTTGAAGCCAAATCAAATATGCTTTCTTATCATAAATATGAGTTGGAAgacaacaaaagagaaaaaaaagaaagaaatcatacTATCAATCCTCTctcaaaataaatattaaatcatGTACGATAACCCCATACTTTGTTTAAACTTCTTTTAAAATCTCAAGATTAATAATGGTGCTTAGAGCAGGGATTGGGGAAcccataatttttcttttgactcTTTTGATGCTGAAAGTAAGGGGACAAAAATCATTCTATAGAACGAATGAAATCATGCATTAAAGTTCTTTTTCGAGATTGCATCACCTTGTCTCTATTTATAAAGTATATGGCTTTAAGGGCTAagctctaaaaaaaaaaaaaaaaaaaaaaaaaaaaatcaaagtaggAACTATTGGATTAGAGAGAGTATTGCCAAAGTgggctttcttctttctttcgtTTCCTAATCGATTCAGAGTCCTGCTGATTAGCttttttttatctgatttttttttttttttaaatgctgaATTGGCTTTTGCAGTTTCCTATGATTGGATcccgataagagagagagagaatccaaaGGAGTTGGGATTTGGGAAATCAGAATTTCACCGCCTCACGTAGTCGCACATTAGGCAAAAAGATCCACCACCCTCCGTTTCTCTCTGAAGAAAAACCTCGCTTCTAAGCGAAG is part of the Macadamia integrifolia cultivar HAES 741 chromosome 9, SCU_Mint_v3, whole genome shotgun sequence genome and encodes:
- the LOC122088708 gene encoding F-box protein CPR1-like; this translates as MAGNLPQDLIVDILSRLPVKSLLKFRCVSKSWCVLITDPAFVKIHLNQSLATNTNHTLIFRKDSACYSVDVDPDACEPPLNHPLKSLIFGPRAVLGSCNGLVCISNSLDDIYLWNPSTRSHLKLPFSPIESSISYDSAYGFGYEPTSDDYKVVRAVDEFVIVYSLRTNSWRRIGKLPFSLFNNDWGGGVLVNSALHWVAKVRSIISFHLKDEEYREVPLPHFMDDDDFVDNKFLMKVGVLGGQLCLLCNYSNRVEIWVMKDYGMRDSWVKQFSNEKPSVDGLVILGIVLVSMA